One Drosophila bipectinata strain 14024-0381.07 unplaced genomic scaffold, DbipHiC1v2 scaffold_292, whole genome shotgun sequence genomic region harbors:
- the LOC138927500 gene encoding dynein regulatory complex subunit 3-like, which translates to MTFLRDARCSTDQARIYIFKYDLFVFFHLIQLDWSNLGKEVVFFPPDYASPDYAPPNSIEALSAVYTVTDLSLCYPHRELREIEDKQEKEIQTRELQEREMSEAKRLASSFVEHLDGHQLFDSLWRGDEDGRVLMLVGLQAQELADEYDKDVFELTQEIYKLGLARFAERDDEIHDFTNNLQEGQEELQVMGQKEIEDFLQFKEQIFEEARITLRQLEQNSMHGDDENSPEYIKLSDAVEKINIQFEESMNDMWQALMTQELYLHEAIEVIT; encoded by the exons ATGACTTTCTTGAGGGatgccagatgtagcacggaccaagcgagaatttacatttttaaatatgacCTTTTTGTGTTCTTCCATCTAATTCAATTGGATTGGAGTAATTTGGGAAAGGAAGTGGTCTTTTTCCCGCCCGACTACGCCTCGCCCGACTACGCCCCGCCCAATAGTATAGAGGCTTTGTCAGCGGTGTACACTGTTACGGATTTGTCCCTCTGTTATCCCCA ccGAGAATTGCGTGAAATTGAGGATAAACAAGAAAAAGAGATACAAACTCGAGAACTACAGGAACGTGAAATGTCAGAAGCAAAGCGTCTTGCCTCCAGTTTTGTTGAGCATTTAGACGGTCATCAACTATTCGATTCTTTGTGGAGAGGAGATGAAGATGGACGAGTATTGATGCTGGTAGGACTACAGGCCCAAGAACTTGCAGATGAATATGACAAAGATGTTTTTGAACTTACACAAGAAATTTATAAACTGGGCTTGGCAAGATTTGCGGAAAGAGATGATGAAATTCACGATTTTACTAATAACCTTCAAGAGGGTCAAGAAGAACTCCAAGTTATGGGACAAAAAGAAATTGAAgattttttacaatttaaagaACAAATTTTTGAAGAAGCTCGTATAACTTTGCGTCAATTAGAACAAAACTCCATGCACGGTGATGACGAAAATAGTCCTGAATATATAAAGCTTTCTGATGCtgttgaaaaaattaatatacaaTTTGAAGAATCTATGAATGATATGTGGCAAGCGCTTATGACGCAGGAATTGTACTTGCATGAGGCTATTGAGGTAATAACTTAA
- the LOC138927501 gene encoding uncharacterized protein — MQVMTFGASCSPSCAQYVKNRNAESFKKEYPRAVKCILENHYVDDMLDSVDTEEEAISLARQVPYIHLQGGFLIRNWVSNSREVLSALGEGAPALVRLDETADGQTEKVLGMWWDTKEDLIRYRVIPTISP; from the coding sequence ATGCAGGTAATGACGTTTGGGGCTAGTTGCTCCCCCAGCTGTGCCCAGTACGTGAAGAACAGAAATGCAGAGTCGTTCAAAAAGGAATACCCACGCGCTGTGAAGTGCATATTGGAGAATCACTATGTAGACGACATGCTGGACAGCGTCGACACGGAGGAAGAAGCTATAAGCCTCGCGCGTCAGGTCCCCTACATTCATCTTCAGGGCGGATTCCTCATTCGAAACTGGGTATCGAATTCCAGAGAAGTATTAAGCGCACTCGGCGAAGGAGCACCCGCGCTAGTGAGACTAGACGAAACAGCGGATGGACAGACCGAGAAGGTGCTGGGAATGTGGTGGGACACGAAAGAAGATCTCATCCGCTACCGTGTAATCCCCACGATATCGCCATAA